GCGCGCAGTGCAGAGCTTCTTGGCGAAGCGCAAACACTGCTTAACCGACTGGCAACACAAGATGGCAAAAGTATTCTCATTAAAGATCAATTGAAAGTAAGCCTATTACTAGCTCTTGCTAAAGATGATTTACCGGCAGCAAACAATGTCTTGCGCTATTGGTTGCAAACGCAACAGTTGGCGATGCCATCTCAAGAGCGTCTTCAAGCTTGGTGGCGCGATCTTGCTAAAGTCAAGGTAGATGCCAAATTAGAGTGGTTGCATGATGAGAGAAAAATCTACCTATGGCGTGGGGCACTGCAAGTACCCAATTCAGAAGAAGGGCGTTGGGTTCTCAAATCATTGCCAGCGAATTCCAGGCAATTGGGCCTTCCTGCAGATTGGGTAAAAGCTGCCCAAAAGAATAATCAAATCACCCTTAGAGAGCGCTTAGGCTCGGAGAAAATCCAGATTAAGCCTAAGACGCCCCGTAAAACCCTTAAAAACCTCTACCAGGAGGCTGATATACCACCCTGGGAGCGTCAGGCACCCTTGCTCTATATCAATGATGAATTGATCGCGGTGGCAGGTATTGGGCTTAGTTACCCACATCTGACTTCGGCTGGCAAGCGTGTCCTGCCAATTTGGACTAAGGCGTAATCCCAGATTCTTTTTGATGACGTATGGTGCAAATGAGCACGGCATTTTTAGTTTCATCAAAGCTGTATAGCGCTACGTAACCAGACTTTCCGCGGGAGATAATTAACTCTCTGATGTGGGCATCGCAGGTGCGACCGATGTAAGGGTGTTCAGACAATATCTGAACTGCGCTCTCAATAATTTCTAAAGTAACTAGAGCAGCATTTTTATCACTTTCAACTAAAAAGTCAGTAAGTCTCTCGAGATCTAATAGGGCTCTTGGGGAGAAAACAATTCTTACCAATTCGCTGCTTTCAAGGTTGACTTCTTACCGGCAATGCGCGCTTTTAAATGTTTGAAGACTTTTTCTGCATCATGCACTTTACCTTCTTGTAAAGCCTCCTTGCGAGCATTGTTAGCGTCTTCAATAAAAGATCTTCGCAATTCCGCATTGATGCTTGCTTGCTTAATTGCTTCCACCATAAAGGCGTGTGTAGTAATGCCAAGATCTTTGGCGGCATTAGCTGCTTGGAGCTTGATTTCATCAGTGAGTTTGAGGGAGGTCGTACTTACAGGGCTCATGGAAGCTCCAAAGGAAACATTAAGGTAACACTAAAGTAACACCATGCTAAACCGGCACTAGAGCAAAGTCAACGAGTTGGTCTTAAGCCCTACAAAACCCTGTAAAATAAGCCCTTTTTAGACCTCCAAGGATTCATTTCCTTGTTACAGATAGTTAAATAGACGGTTTTTATGGCTCTTATCGTTCATAAGTACGGCGGCACCTCAATGGGTTCAACTGAGCGCATTGCCAATGTTGCCAAGCGCGTTGCCAAATGGATGCGTGCAGGCCACCAAGTGGTGGTCGTGCCCTCGGCTATGTCTGGCGAAACCAATCGCTTGCTCGGCCTTGCAAAAGAAATCAACCCGGATGCAAACCCACGCGAGTTAGATCAAATTGCATCTACTGGTGAGCAGGTTAGTTCTGGCTTATTAGCTCTGGCATTAATCCGTGAGGGTATCGATGCAGTGAGTTACGCTGGTTGGCAAGTAACAGTCCACACGGATTCTGCATTTACTAAAGCGCGTATTAAGAGCATTGAGAGCGACAAGATTCTCAAAGACCTGAATGCTGGTCGTGCAGTTGTTGTTACTGGTTTCCAGGGTGTTGATCCTAACGGCAATATCACCACGCTAGGTCGCGGTGGTTCTGATACATCAGCAGTAGCGATGGCAGCAGCCCTGAAAGCCGATGAGTGCTTAATCTACACAGACGTTGATGGTGTGTACACAACTGACCCCCGTGTTTGTGAAGATGCACGTCGCTTAGATAAGATTACTTTTGAAGAGATGCTAGAAATGGCAAGCTTAGGTTCAAAGGTATTGCAGATCCGTTCAGTGGAATTTGCTGGTAAGTACAAAGTTAAAACCCGGGTTCTGTCTTCATTGACAGACCCATTGATGCCTTTAGACATTGAGATGAAGTCGGGCACCTTGATTACATTTGAAGAGGACAGCACTATGGAAGCCGCAGTTATTTCCGGCATCGCCTTTGCGCGTGATGAAGCGAAGATTACCGTTCTTGGAGTTCCTGATCGTCCAGGTATTGCATATCAAATTCTTGGTCCGATTGCGGATGCCAATATTGATGTGGATATGATTATTCAGAACCAATCAGTTGAGGGTAAAACAGA
This is a stretch of genomic DNA from Polynucleobacter sp. JS-JIR-II-b4. It encodes these proteins:
- a CDS encoding aspartate kinase, which encodes MALIVHKYGGTSMGSTERIANVAKRVAKWMRAGHQVVVVPSAMSGETNRLLGLAKEINPDANPRELDQIASTGEQVSSGLLALALIREGIDAVSYAGWQVTVHTDSAFTKARIKSIESDKILKDLNAGRAVVVTGFQGVDPNGNITTLGRGGSDTSAVAMAAALKADECLIYTDVDGVYTTDPRVCEDARRLDKITFEEMLEMASLGSKVLQIRSVEFAGKYKVKTRVLSSLTDPLMPLDIEMKSGTLITFEEDSTMEAAVISGIAFARDEAKITVLGVPDRPGIAYQILGPIADANIDVDMIIQNQSVEGKTDFTFTVPRADYQKALDLLKNTVQAHIEAKEISGDPKVSKVSVVGVGMRSHVGIASKMFRTLSEEGINILMISTSEIKISVVIDEKYMELAVRALHKAFELDQK
- a CDS encoding type II toxin-antitoxin system RelE/ParE family toxin, producing the protein MVRIVFSPRALLDLERLTDFLVESDKNAALVTLEIIESAVQILSEHPYIGRTCDAHIRELIISRGKSGYVALYSFDETKNAVLICTIRHQKESGITP